From Schistocerca cancellata isolate TAMUIC-IGC-003103 chromosome 6, iqSchCanc2.1, whole genome shotgun sequence, a single genomic window includes:
- the LOC126088158 gene encoding LOW QUALITY PROTEIN: gamma-glutamylcyclotransferase-like (The sequence of the model RefSeq protein was modified relative to this genomic sequence to represent the inferred CDS: substituted 1 base at 1 genomic stop codon) yields MGGKFFYFAYGSNLLAKRIHINNPSAIRISAAKLKDFRLDFGTWAERWRGAVATIVPEKGKHVXGAVWEIDKSNLADLDRQEGVNDGFYFPMQVDVEKPSGEFVNCRSYQLCDTPTKISEGVIIPENRLPSALYLDVVIQGAIESGLPDDYISQLKKIQHNGYEGVGNNLQFLVSSQ; encoded by the exons ATGGGCggaaaattcttttattttgcttACGGAAGTAATTTGCTAGCAAAAAGGATTCACATAAACAATCCATCAGCAATAAGGATTTCAGCAGCAAAGCTTAAG GATTTCCGACTGGATTTCGGAACGTGGGCCGAGAGATGGAGAGGTGCAGTAGCAACAATAGTGCCAGAAAAGGGCAAACACGTATAGGGAGCGGTGTGGGAAATCGATAAATCAAATTTGGCGGATTTAGACAG gcaAGAAGGTGTAAACGATGGATTTTATTTTCCCATGCAAGTTGATGTGGAGAAGCCTTCAGGAGAATTTGTAAATTGTCGCTCGTATCAGCTTTGCGATACGCCAACAAAGATATCTGAAGGAGTTATCATTCCTGAAAACAGGCTGCCATCTGCACTTTATTTGGATGTCGTCATACAAGGAGCAATTGAAAGTGGATTACCAGATGATTACATAAGTCAGTTGAAAAAAATACAGCATAATGGTTATGAAGGTGTTGGTAATAATCTACAGTTCTTGGTTTCAAGTCAGTAG